Proteins encoded together in one Halorubellus sp. JP-L1 window:
- a CDS encoding TrkH family potassium uptake protein, with the protein MKVDWRASASLVGRVTKYLSVAFVVPVATGLVYGGRGIVPFLVTGAVAIGLGSALERLDDDPDIGAREGFLMVAATWFVVSLVGTLPYMLEHLTIQNGSLVHATETTLQRPENALFESMSGFTTTGATVIGSFSFEDHTRALMMWRQMTQWLGGMGIVVLAVAILPELSVGGAQLMDAEAPGPGIEKLTPRIAETARALWVAYAGITVLEMVLLYGLHVGGLAPNMTAYNAIAHGFTTMSTGGFSPEARSIEAFSAVVQWLIIPFMVAAGVNFALFWHVTRGNPRKLIEDAEFRAYAGVIGALAAIAASILYLDPGLAGATTDAAAQHYDGVAAGPITHTFPIFGDVEGALRQGTFQAVSIVTTTGYASMDFNAWSGAAKYLLVFAMFVGGSAGSTGGGIKIVRWVVIVKSLRRELFTTVHPDAVRPVRLAGKALDERAIRGIYAFTLLYFVIFFVATIALVVDATLAGRPESLSVLEAMTAIAATLGNIGPGLELVGPMGSYIDFSAEAKVFMVVLMWIGRLEIFPVLVLLTRGYWSS; encoded by the coding sequence ATGAAGGTCGATTGGCGTGCGAGCGCGTCGCTCGTCGGTCGCGTCACCAAGTACCTCTCGGTCGCGTTCGTCGTCCCGGTCGCGACGGGGCTCGTCTACGGCGGTCGCGGCATCGTGCCGTTCCTCGTCACCGGCGCTGTCGCGATCGGGTTGGGGAGTGCGCTCGAACGACTGGACGACGACCCGGACATCGGCGCGCGGGAGGGGTTCCTGATGGTGGCGGCGACGTGGTTCGTCGTGTCGCTCGTCGGCACGCTGCCGTACATGCTGGAGCATCTGACGATCCAGAACGGCTCGCTCGTGCACGCGACCGAGACGACCCTCCAGCGTCCGGAGAACGCGCTGTTCGAGTCGATGAGCGGGTTCACGACGACGGGCGCGACCGTCATCGGGAGCTTCTCGTTCGAGGACCACACGCGAGCGCTGATGATGTGGCGCCAGATGACGCAGTGGCTCGGCGGGATGGGGATCGTCGTGCTCGCGGTCGCGATCCTCCCGGAGCTCTCCGTCGGCGGTGCGCAGTTGATGGACGCGGAGGCGCCGGGGCCGGGCATCGAGAAGCTCACGCCCCGGATCGCGGAGACGGCGCGCGCGCTCTGGGTGGCGTACGCCGGCATCACCGTCCTCGAGATGGTGCTCCTGTACGGCCTGCACGTCGGCGGGCTGGCGCCGAACATGACGGCGTACAACGCCATCGCGCACGGGTTCACGACGATGTCGACCGGCGGGTTCTCGCCGGAAGCGAGGAGCATCGAGGCATTCTCGGCGGTCGTCCAGTGGCTAATCATCCCGTTCATGGTCGCCGCGGGCGTGAACTTCGCGCTGTTCTGGCACGTCACGCGCGGGAACCCACGGAAGCTGATCGAGGACGCCGAATTCAGGGCGTACGCGGGCGTCATCGGCGCGCTCGCGGCGATCGCGGCGAGCATCCTCTACCTCGACCCGGGACTCGCCGGGGCGACGACCGACGCCGCCGCCCAGCACTACGACGGCGTCGCCGCGGGCCCGATCACGCACACGTTCCCGATATTCGGGGACGTCGAGGGCGCGCTCCGTCAGGGGACGTTCCAGGCGGTCTCCATCGTCACCACGACGGGGTACGCGAGCATGGACTTCAACGCGTGGAGCGGCGCCGCGAAGTATCTGCTCGTGTTCGCGATGTTCGTCGGCGGGTCCGCGGGGTCGACGGGTGGTGGCATCAAGATCGTACGTTGGGTCGTCATCGTGAAGTCCCTCCGCCGCGAGCTGTTCACGACCGTCCACCCCGACGCCGTGCGGCCCGTTCGCCTCGCCGGGAAGGCTCTCGACGAGCGCGCCATCCGTGGCATCTACGCGTTCACGCTCCTGTACTTCGTCATCTTCTTCGTCGCGACGATCGCGCTCGTCGTCGACGCCACGCTCGCCGGTCGCCCCGAGTCGCTCTCGGTGCTCGAGGCGATGACCGCCATCGCCGCGACGCTCGGGAACATCGGACCCGGCCTGGAACTCGTCGGACCGATGGGGAGTTACATCGACTTCTCGGCCGAAGCGAAGGTGTTCATGGTCGTCCTGATGTGGATCGGTCGCCTCGAGATCTTCCCCGTGCTCGTCCTCCTGACGCGAGGCTACTGGTCGTCGTAG